In Oncorhynchus kisutch isolate 150728-3 linkage group LG7, Okis_V2, whole genome shotgun sequence, one DNA window encodes the following:
- the bahd1 gene encoding bromo adjacent homology domain-containing 1 protein isoform X1, which yields MKGCDDPCRYRPSDSWEQVGLPHAEAMVGGARPKLKRGRPKEVKRGSVKESNELWEEEEGRKRDLCEGDSLDCRVLLTRLESSSDEDKESCLEAPIETKEEGSHSLVRGRTKPCKSRQKTCKACRLAPEPNNQSKVLCTLPVVEPRKRRLASLNAEAVNSLLLYREHPQGSRLVNKLHSNGNLAKDTIILGHNTPSGPKVAKSDICGIGSSKTYQKTMKMEDVSLLSLYGPTPRRQASLNAAALLKITSTSFKAKHRGAKANCNQLSGVVRIKLKKRHHHEIHHRQSQVQPQLVQKCCNLCKREYFHPEPQWEGTTGGNGSIRSDFQCGSFLGYPMKSVEVPVETQVTPSFCCCSQESLGEYCHRLALFLGQKSFGDDELEEHSLSKGRLLSPRSLAHPHALTIGPHPYPCFSGYYVHFAHHKTSSTLMTSMSSSPMPYPPSSVASITLCPGGVQSPKLLSPTGSHPSGISHPVYCYGEACRISRYPYRAVTTLASRGCCYNAGCSSCSHNTKLEDYSPPLEYHSPPSVPVSPTQGCLATASTPPAGQSVPHLQNPLSDPSQPRITLQVTRECPQRVKPPSSSRSGVCGDSHIRDEHQLGPAASGAAKQQRITRRRATNGWLPVGVAFEKEVFTVGEETTVLRKCFEGVQRDGEVIRVRDTVLLRSGTRKKSLPYVAKISALWKDPESGEMMMSLFWFYRPEHTQGGRNPNTHCENEIFASRHQDENSVACIEDKCYVLTLAQYCRYCALVTRRGEDLPESATRMVPPSAEYAVPAHCCVPTDIDPDLVFMCRHVYDFRYGRILKSLQ from the exons ATGAAGGGATGTGATGACCCATGCAGATACCGCCCCAGTGACTCCTGGGAGCAGGTAGGTCTTCCACATGCAGAGGCCATGGTGGGGGGAGCCCGGCCAAAACTAAAAAGAGGGAGGCCCAAGGAGGTAAAGAGAGGCAGTGTGAAGGAGAGCAATGAACtgtgggaagaggaggaaggcagGAAGCGGGATCTGTGCGAGGGGGACAGCCTCGACTGTCGAGTCCTTCTCACTCGTCTGGAGTCGAGCAGTGATGAGGACAAGGAGAGCTGCTTGGAAGCTCCAATAGAGACCAAAGAAGAAGGGAGCCATAGCCTAGTGCGTGGAAGGACCAAGCCCTGCAAGTCTAGACAAAAGACCTGCAAAGCCTGTCGGCTAGCGCCGGAACCAAACAATCAATCAAAAGTGTTATGCACATTACCTGTCGTGGAACCTCGCAAACGGAGGCTGGCCTCTCTCAACGCGGAGGCTGTGAATAGTCTGCTCTTATACAGAGAACATCCGCAAGGGTCCAGACTCGTAAATAAGCTACATTCCAATGGGAATCTGGCAAAGGATACAATCATTTTGGGCCATAACACCCCAAGTGGTCCTAAGGTGGCAAAATCAGACATTTGTGGAATTGGAAGTTCCAAAACATACCAAAAGACTATGAAGATGGAGGATGTGAGTCTGCTGAGTCTGTACGGTCCCACCCCTCGGCGTCAGGCCAGCCTCAATGCTGCTGCTTTGCTCAAGATCACCAGCACCTCCTTCAAAGCCAAACACCGGGGGGCCAAGGCCAACTGCAACCAGCTGAGTGGGGTAGTGAGGATCAAGTTAAAGAAACGGCATCATCATGAAATCCATCACAGGCAATCCCAGGTCCAGCCACAGCTGGTTCAGAAATGCTGTAATCTCTGTAAAAGGGAATACTTCCACCCAGAACCACAGTGGGAGGGGACTACAGGGGGGAATGGCTCCATCAGATCTGACTTCCAGTGTGGATCCTTCCTTGGCTACCCAATGAAGTCTGTGGAGGTGCCAGTCGAGACCCAGGTGACTCCTTCTTTCTGCTGCTGCTCCCAGGAAAGTTTGGGGGAGTACTGCCACCGACTGGCCCTGTTCCTTGGCCAAAAGAGCTTCGGTGACGACGAACTTGAGGAGCATTCGCTCTCCAAGGGCCGcctcctctctccccgttcccttgCCCACCCACATGCCCTGACCATAGGCCCCCACCCTTACCCATGTTTCTCAGGCTATTATGTCCACTTTGCCCACCACAAGACCTCCTCTACCCTCATGACCTCCATGAGCTCCAGCCCCATGCCCTACCCGCCCTCTTCTGTGGCCTCCATCACGTTGTGCCCTGGTGGGGTCCAGAGTCCCAAGCTGCTGTCCCCGACCGGCTCCCACCCCTCAGGAATCTCCCACCCGGTCTACTGCTATGGAGAAGCCTGCAGAATCAGTCGCTACCCCTACAGAGCAGTAACAACCCTCGCCAGCAGGGGGTGCTGCTATAATGCAGGTTGCTCCAGCTGCAGCCATAACACCAAGTTGG AAGACTACTCCCCGCCTTTGGAGTACCACAGCCCCCCCTCTGTCCCAGTTTCCCCCACACAAGGCTGCCTTGCCACCGCCAGCACTCCCCCAGCTGGCCAATCAGTGCCCCACCTCCAGAACCCTCTATCGGACCCCAGCCAACCGAGGATTACGCTGCAAGTGACCCGGGAGTGTCCTCAGCGTGTAAAGCCACCCAGCAGCTCTCGGTCTGGGGTATGTGGTGACTCCCATATTCGAGACGAACATCAGCTGGGACCTGCCGCCAGCGGAGCTGCCAAGCAGCAGAGGATCACCCGTCGCCGGGCAACCAATGGCTGGCTGCCCGTGGGCGTGGCCTTCgagaaggaggttttcactgtG GGGGAAGAGACGACAGTGTTGCGCAAATGTTTCGAAGGAGTACAGCGGGACGGGGAGGTCATTCGGGTTCGAGACACAGTCCTGCTGCGCTCTGGTACCAGGAAGAAGTCTCTGCCCTACGTAGCCAAAATCTCAGCCCTGTGGAAGGACCCCGAATCAG GAGAGATGATGATGAGCCTGTTTTGGTTCTACCGCCcagaacacacacagggaggacGAAATCCCAACACACACTGTGAG AATGAAATTTTTGCATCTCGGCATCAGGATGAAAACAGTGTGGCCTGCATCGAAGACAAGTGCTACGTGTTGACGTTAGCACAGTACTGTAG
- the bahd1 gene encoding bromo adjacent homology domain-containing 1 protein isoform X2 produces MKGCDDPCRYRPSDSWEQVGLPHAEAMVGGARPKLKRGRPKEVKRGSVKESNELWEEEEGRKRDLCEGDSLDCRVLLTRLESSSDEDKESCLEAPIETKEEGSHSLVRGRTKPCKSRQKTCKACRLAPEPNNQSKVLCTLPVVEPRKRRLASLNAEAVNSLLLYREHPQGSRLVNKLHSNGNLAKDTIILGHNTPSGPKVAKSDICGIGSSKTYQKTMKMEDVSLLSLYGPTPRRQASLNAAALLKITSTSFKAKHRGAKANCNQLSGVVRIKLKKRHHHEIHHRQSQVQPQLVQKCCNLCKREYFHPEPQWEGTTGGNGSIRSDFQCGSFLGYPMKSVEVPVETQVTPSFCCCSQESLGEYCHRLALFLGQKSFGDDELEEHSLSKGRLLSPRSLAHPHALTIGPHPYPCFSGYYVHFAHHKTSSTLMTSMSSSPMPYPPSSVASITLCPGGVQSPKLLSPTGSHPSGISHPVYCYGEACRISRYPYRAVTTLASRGCCYNAGCSSCSHNTKLDYSPPLEYHSPPSVPVSPTQGCLATASTPPAGQSVPHLQNPLSDPSQPRITLQVTRECPQRVKPPSSSRSGVCGDSHIRDEHQLGPAASGAAKQQRITRRRATNGWLPVGVAFEKEVFTVGEETTVLRKCFEGVQRDGEVIRVRDTVLLRSGTRKKSLPYVAKISALWKDPESGEMMMSLFWFYRPEHTQGGRNPNTHCENEIFASRHQDENSVACIEDKCYVLTLAQYCRYCALVTRRGEDLPESATRMVPPSAEYAVPAHCCVPTDIDPDLVFMCRHVYDFRYGRILKSLQ; encoded by the exons ATGAAGGGATGTGATGACCCATGCAGATACCGCCCCAGTGACTCCTGGGAGCAGGTAGGTCTTCCACATGCAGAGGCCATGGTGGGGGGAGCCCGGCCAAAACTAAAAAGAGGGAGGCCCAAGGAGGTAAAGAGAGGCAGTGTGAAGGAGAGCAATGAACtgtgggaagaggaggaaggcagGAAGCGGGATCTGTGCGAGGGGGACAGCCTCGACTGTCGAGTCCTTCTCACTCGTCTGGAGTCGAGCAGTGATGAGGACAAGGAGAGCTGCTTGGAAGCTCCAATAGAGACCAAAGAAGAAGGGAGCCATAGCCTAGTGCGTGGAAGGACCAAGCCCTGCAAGTCTAGACAAAAGACCTGCAAAGCCTGTCGGCTAGCGCCGGAACCAAACAATCAATCAAAAGTGTTATGCACATTACCTGTCGTGGAACCTCGCAAACGGAGGCTGGCCTCTCTCAACGCGGAGGCTGTGAATAGTCTGCTCTTATACAGAGAACATCCGCAAGGGTCCAGACTCGTAAATAAGCTACATTCCAATGGGAATCTGGCAAAGGATACAATCATTTTGGGCCATAACACCCCAAGTGGTCCTAAGGTGGCAAAATCAGACATTTGTGGAATTGGAAGTTCCAAAACATACCAAAAGACTATGAAGATGGAGGATGTGAGTCTGCTGAGTCTGTACGGTCCCACCCCTCGGCGTCAGGCCAGCCTCAATGCTGCTGCTTTGCTCAAGATCACCAGCACCTCCTTCAAAGCCAAACACCGGGGGGCCAAGGCCAACTGCAACCAGCTGAGTGGGGTAGTGAGGATCAAGTTAAAGAAACGGCATCATCATGAAATCCATCACAGGCAATCCCAGGTCCAGCCACAGCTGGTTCAGAAATGCTGTAATCTCTGTAAAAGGGAATACTTCCACCCAGAACCACAGTGGGAGGGGACTACAGGGGGGAATGGCTCCATCAGATCTGACTTCCAGTGTGGATCCTTCCTTGGCTACCCAATGAAGTCTGTGGAGGTGCCAGTCGAGACCCAGGTGACTCCTTCTTTCTGCTGCTGCTCCCAGGAAAGTTTGGGGGAGTACTGCCACCGACTGGCCCTGTTCCTTGGCCAAAAGAGCTTCGGTGACGACGAACTTGAGGAGCATTCGCTCTCCAAGGGCCGcctcctctctccccgttcccttgCCCACCCACATGCCCTGACCATAGGCCCCCACCCTTACCCATGTTTCTCAGGCTATTATGTCCACTTTGCCCACCACAAGACCTCCTCTACCCTCATGACCTCCATGAGCTCCAGCCCCATGCCCTACCCGCCCTCTTCTGTGGCCTCCATCACGTTGTGCCCTGGTGGGGTCCAGAGTCCCAAGCTGCTGTCCCCGACCGGCTCCCACCCCTCAGGAATCTCCCACCCGGTCTACTGCTATGGAGAAGCCTGCAGAATCAGTCGCTACCCCTACAGAGCAGTAACAACCCTCGCCAGCAGGGGGTGCTGCTATAATGCAGGTTGCTCCAGCTGCAGCCATAACACCAAGTTGG ACTACTCCCCGCCTTTGGAGTACCACAGCCCCCCCTCTGTCCCAGTTTCCCCCACACAAGGCTGCCTTGCCACCGCCAGCACTCCCCCAGCTGGCCAATCAGTGCCCCACCTCCAGAACCCTCTATCGGACCCCAGCCAACCGAGGATTACGCTGCAAGTGACCCGGGAGTGTCCTCAGCGTGTAAAGCCACCCAGCAGCTCTCGGTCTGGGGTATGTGGTGACTCCCATATTCGAGACGAACATCAGCTGGGACCTGCCGCCAGCGGAGCTGCCAAGCAGCAGAGGATCACCCGTCGCCGGGCAACCAATGGCTGGCTGCCCGTGGGCGTGGCCTTCgagaaggaggttttcactgtG GGGGAAGAGACGACAGTGTTGCGCAAATGTTTCGAAGGAGTACAGCGGGACGGGGAGGTCATTCGGGTTCGAGACACAGTCCTGCTGCGCTCTGGTACCAGGAAGAAGTCTCTGCCCTACGTAGCCAAAATCTCAGCCCTGTGGAAGGACCCCGAATCAG GAGAGATGATGATGAGCCTGTTTTGGTTCTACCGCCcagaacacacacagggaggacGAAATCCCAACACACACTGTGAG AATGAAATTTTTGCATCTCGGCATCAGGATGAAAACAGTGTGGCCTGCATCGAAGACAAGTGCTACGTGTTGACGTTAGCACAGTACTGTAG